Proteins from a genomic interval of Clostridium sp. M62/1:
- a CDS encoding tRNA 2-thiocytidine(32) synthetase TtcA, giving the protein MKLQRLLSLTRQALDDYGMIESGDKIAVGLSGGKDSLALLYALKHIQKFYPKSFDLCAITVDLGFGNFNLEAAQEFCSSLCVPYTIVPTEISQVVFETRKESNPCALCAKMRKGALNQAAKNLGCNKIAYAHHRDDLIDTMLLSLIYEGRFHSFSPKTYLDRMDLFVIRPFLYIPEADIIGFKNRYSLPVCKNPCPVDGKTKREYVKQLIKTINMEASGVKDRLFHAIITGNIPGWPERSR; this is encoded by the coding sequence ATGAAGTTACAACGACTGTTGAGCCTGACGCGTCAGGCTTTGGATGACTATGGAATGATTGAATCAGGTGACAAAATTGCTGTGGGGCTTTCTGGAGGTAAAGACAGCCTCGCTTTGCTGTATGCGCTGAAGCATATTCAGAAATTCTATCCGAAGTCCTTTGATTTATGTGCTATAACTGTTGACTTGGGATTTGGAAACTTTAATCTGGAGGCAGCTCAGGAGTTCTGCTCTTCTCTCTGTGTTCCCTACACAATTGTCCCTACAGAAATCAGCCAGGTGGTGTTTGAGACCAGGAAGGAATCGAATCCCTGTGCGCTCTGTGCGAAAATGAGGAAGGGGGCCCTCAATCAGGCTGCAAAAAATTTGGGCTGCAATAAAATTGCGTATGCTCACCACAGAGACGATCTGATTGACACAATGCTGCTTTCTCTGATCTACGAGGGGCGGTTTCACTCATTTTCTCCGAAAACCTATCTGGACAGAATGGATTTATTCGTTATCAGACCTTTTTTATACATCCCGGAAGCGGATATTATAGGATTTAAAAACCGTTACAGCCTTCCGGTATGCAAAAACCCCTGTCCGGTTGACGGGAAAACCAAGAGGGAGTATGTGAAGCAGTTGATTAAAACCATTAACATGGAGGCATCTGGCGTCAAAGACAGACTGTTCCACGCTATTATAACGGGAAACATTCCGGGGTGGCCAGAAAGAAGCCGCTGA
- a CDS encoding tyrosine-type recombinase/integrase: MANLSYHEQETIENTKKLRKLIGELPPFCADFFRGIEPRTSSRTRIAYAYDLSIFFDFLCQTNPLWKDRDKRDFTVDVLDQIGVMDLEEYLEFLKCHSTENKEDLVNTERGLTRKMSSLKSFYNYFFRNERIKTNPAALVKLPKLHEKEIIRLEIDEVARLLDLVEDGQELTERQKAYHEKTKIRDLALMTLLLGTGIRVSECIGLNLNDVDFNVDGIRIHRKGGKEVIIYFGDEVEQALRAYLEERKKMIPAPGNEEALFLSMQKKRMNVRSVENLVKKYSRIVTPLKKITPHKLRSTYGTNLYRETGDIYLVADVLGHADVNTTKKHYAALEDERRRSARNKVKLREN; encoded by the coding sequence ATGGCAAATCTTTCATACCATGAGCAGGAAACCATTGAAAATACGAAAAAACTGAGAAAACTGATAGGGGAGCTTCCGCCCTTCTGCGCTGACTTTTTCCGGGGGATTGAGCCGAGAACCTCCTCCCGCACCAGGATTGCATATGCCTACGATTTAAGCATTTTTTTTGACTTTCTCTGCCAGACAAATCCCCTTTGGAAAGATCGGGATAAGCGCGACTTTACAGTGGACGTATTGGATCAGATTGGCGTCATGGATTTAGAGGAATACCTGGAATTTCTGAAATGCCATTCCACTGAAAATAAAGAGGATTTAGTCAATACAGAGAGAGGCCTGACGAGGAAAATGTCCTCGCTGAAGAGCTTCTACAACTATTTTTTCAGAAATGAGAGAATTAAGACAAATCCAGCGGCACTGGTAAAGCTGCCGAAACTCCATGAGAAGGAGATCATCCGGCTGGAAATCGACGAGGTAGCCCGCCTGTTAGACCTGGTTGAGGACGGCCAGGAGCTTACAGAAAGGCAGAAGGCATACCATGAGAAGACGAAAATCAGGGATCTGGCCCTTATGACCCTTTTGCTGGGAACAGGAATCCGCGTGTCTGAATGTATCGGGCTGAATCTGAATGACGTGGATTTCAATGTGGACGGAATCCGCATACACAGAAAAGGCGGTAAGGAGGTTATCATCTATTTCGGAGACGAGGTGGAGCAGGCGCTCAGAGCCTACCTGGAAGAGCGGAAAAAAATGATACCAGCGCCAGGGAACGAGGAGGCACTGTTCCTCTCCATGCAGAAAAAGAGGATGAATGTGAGAAGCGTTGAAAATCTGGTCAAAAAGTATTCACGGATTGTCACTCCTCTGAAAAAGATCACCCCCCATAAACTGAGAAGCACGTACGGAACGAATCTTTACCGGGAGACAGGCGATATTTACCTGGTAGCCGACGTTCTGGGCCACGCAGATGTCAACACAACGAAGAAACATTATGCAGCCCTCGAGGATGAACGCCGAAGAAGTGCCCGGAATAAGGTAAAGCTTAGAGAAAACTGA
- a CDS encoding IS256 family transposase — MPVAKEQIRQIIADNNLSSVADVYSLLRDSFKDILQELMEAELDASLGYEKNQKGDSVSSNKRNGHSQKTLKSQYGEFQIDVPRDRNGEFEPKLIPKYQRDISGIEDKVISLYSRGLSTRDIHDQLQDLYGIELSAEMVSKITDRILPEIKEWQSRPLNPIYPFVFMDCIHYKVREEGRILSRAAYVVLGVTTEGYKEILSITVGANETSKFWLGMLNDLKNRGVQDVLFFCVDGLPGFKDAIQAVYPQAQIQRCVIHMLRNSFKYVNYNDLKKFSSDFKAVYNAPTEAAALAELEAVKEKWGKKYPYAVSNWENNWEDVSSFFQFSGDIRRIMYTTNIIEGLNRQYRKVTKTKSVFPSDSALEKILYLASGNVTKKWTQRYRNWDQVLSQLILLYPERLTPYL, encoded by the coding sequence ATGCCGGTAGCTAAGGAACAGATTCGACAGATTATTGCTGATAACAACTTATCCAGTGTTGCTGATGTCTATTCCCTCCTCAGGGACAGTTTTAAGGATATCCTCCAGGAGCTGATGGAAGCGGAACTCGATGCCTCCCTCGGTTATGAAAAGAATCAGAAAGGGGATTCCGTTTCCTCTAACAAAAGGAACGGCCATTCCCAGAAAACCCTGAAAAGCCAGTATGGAGAGTTCCAGATTGACGTCCCCAGAGACCGCAACGGGGAATTCGAGCCGAAGCTCATCCCCAAATACCAGCGGGATATCTCCGGCATTGAGGATAAGGTGATCTCCCTTTATTCCAGAGGCCTCAGCACCAGGGATATCCATGACCAGCTTCAGGACCTCTATGGGATTGAACTGTCCGCTGAAATGGTCAGTAAGATCACAGACCGGATCCTCCCTGAAATCAAAGAGTGGCAGTCCCGTCCCCTCAATCCCATCTACCCTTTTGTCTTTATGGACTGTATCCATTACAAGGTCAGGGAAGAGGGCAGGATCCTCAGCCGGGCCGCTTATGTGGTGCTGGGCGTTACAACGGAAGGCTATAAGGAAATCCTCAGCATCACTGTAGGAGCCAATGAAACCTCAAAGTTCTGGCTGGGGATGCTCAATGACCTGAAGAACCGCGGCGTGCAGGATGTCCTGTTTTTCTGTGTGGACGGACTGCCGGGATTTAAGGACGCGATCCAGGCCGTATACCCGCAGGCACAGATCCAGCGGTGCGTCATCCACATGCTGCGCAATTCCTTCAAGTATGTGAATTACAATGACCTTAAGAAATTTTCCTCTGATTTCAAAGCGGTCTATAATGCCCCGACAGAGGCAGCAGCCCTGGCAGAGCTGGAGGCAGTGAAGGAAAAATGGGGAAAGAAGTACCCATACGCGGTCAGTAACTGGGAAAACAACTGGGAGGATGTCAGTTCTTTTTTCCAGTTTTCAGGGGACATCCGCCGGATCATGTATACCACAAACATCATAGAAGGGCTGAACCGCCAGTACCGGAAGGTAACAAAAACAAAGAGTGTATTCCCGAGCGACAGCGCGCTGGAGAAAATTCTGTATCTGGCGAGCGGAAATGTGACAAAGAAATGGACGCAGAGATACCGGAACTGGGACCAGGTGCTCAGCCAGCTGATTCTTCTGTATCCGGAACGTCTTACACCGTATCTGTAA
- a CDS encoding LysM peptidoglycan-binding domain-containing protein, translating into MKGQSRRQNISKVQKDSVFSRRTAVAVLAVLLICAFFTGMNLLHSQAQEKTSPYHKYYTSIRIQEGDSLWSIAESYKTHSGKSTAEYVHDLRQMNSLSDDTIHAGNYLTVYYYDLELK; encoded by the coding sequence ATGAAAGGTCAGAGCAGAAGACAAAACATTTCAAAGGTACAGAAAGATTCCGTATTCAGTAGAAGAACAGCAGTGGCGGTCCTCGCCGTTCTGCTTATCTGCGCATTTTTTACCGGAATGAATCTGCTCCACTCTCAGGCGCAGGAAAAGACCAGTCCCTATCACAAATACTACACCAGCATCCGAATCCAGGAGGGAGACAGCCTTTGGAGCATAGCAGAAAGCTATAAAACACATTCGGGAAAAAGTACAGCAGAGTACGTCCATGATTTAAGACAGATGAACTCCCTCTCAGATGATACCATACACGCGGGGAACTATCTGACCGTTTACTACTATGATTTAGAGCTGAAATAG
- the lexA gene encoding transcriptional repressor LexA has translation MSQEKITPKQQEILEYIKETILKKGYPPAVREICEAVKLKSTSSVHSHLETLEKNGYIRRDPTKPRTIEIIDDCFNLARREVVNVPLIGTVAAGTPLLAQENIETYFPIPSELLPNKEIFMLKVKGDSMIEAGIFNGDQILVEKTNTAENGEIVVALLDDSATVKRFYREDGYYRLQPENASMEPIFVDEVQILGKVIGLFRMMM, from the coding sequence ATGTCACAGGAGAAAATTACACCAAAACAGCAGGAAATTTTAGAATATATTAAAGAAACGATTTTAAAGAAGGGATATCCGCCGGCTGTGCGAGAGATCTGTGAGGCTGTCAAGCTCAAATCCACATCATCCGTTCACTCCCATCTGGAAACTCTTGAGAAGAACGGATATATCCGCCGCGATCCCACGAAACCGAGGACCATTGAAATCATCGATGACTGCTTCAACCTTGCCCGCCGAGAGGTTGTGAATGTGCCGCTGATCGGCACAGTAGCTGCCGGAACTCCTCTTCTGGCACAGGAAAATATCGAAACTTACTTTCCAATCCCGTCAGAGCTTCTCCCCAATAAAGAAATTTTTATGCTCAAAGTAAAGGGCGACAGTATGATCGAGGCAGGAATTTTTAACGGGGATCAGATTCTTGTGGAAAAGACGAATACAGCCGAAAACGGGGAAATTGTGGTAGCTCTGCTGGATGATTCCGCCACAGTGAAACGCTTCTACCGGGAGGACGGCTACTATAGACTGCAGCCTGAAAATGCTTCTATGGAGCCTATTTTTGTGGATGAGGTTCAGATTCTCGGAAAAGTGATTGGGCTGTTCAGAATGATGATGTAA
- the rsfS gene encoding ribosome silencing factor, with amino-acid sequence MSQSKDMVKLAVKALEDKKGEDVKIIDIQGVSILADYFIIAGGSNVSQVQAMADNVEEELFKAGFEPRQIEGYSTANWILMDYGDIIVHIFSREDRLFYDLERIWRDGKMLESVDEL; translated from the coding sequence ATGAGTCAATCAAAAGATATGGTAAAGCTGGCCGTAAAGGCTCTTGAAGATAAGAAGGGTGAGGACGTAAAGATTATCGACATCCAGGGCGTTTCCATTCTGGCTGACTATTTTATTATCGCCGGTGGCTCCAATGTCAGCCAGGTTCAGGCCATGGCGGACAACGTGGAGGAAGAGCTGTTTAAGGCTGGTTTTGAACCGCGCCAGATAGAGGGCTACAGCACGGCTAACTGGATTCTGATGGATTACGGCGATATTATCGTCCACATTTTCTCACGGGAGGATCGCCTTTTCTATGATCTGGAGAGAATCTGGCGGGATGGGAAAATGCTCGAAAGCGTTGACGAACTGTAA
- the yqeK gene encoding bis(5'-nucleosyl)-tetraphosphatase (symmetrical) YqeK yields MNSKILSIREDLASRLKPGRYEHSLSVSFTCMALAMKYGFDLDRAELAGILHDCAKCYDNTAIIEKCRKYGLELTEGELQAPSVIHAKLGAFLAEHRYGVTDPEILSAIACHTTGKPEMSLLDKILYIADYIEPRRNKVEALPEIRRLAFEDLDEALFQIMEGTLHYLESSGSYTDTMTQKAYHYYKEKKEESK; encoded by the coding sequence ATGAACAGTAAAATTTTAAGCATCCGGGAGGATCTGGCATCCAGACTGAAGCCTGGAAGGTATGAGCATTCCCTGAGCGTTTCTTTTACCTGCATGGCTCTTGCCATGAAATACGGCTTTGATCTGGACCGGGCAGAGCTGGCAGGGATTCTCCACGACTGTGCAAAATGCTACGACAACACTGCGATCATAGAAAAATGCAGAAAATACGGCCTTGAACTGACAGAGGGAGAGCTTCAGGCCCCTTCCGTTATCCATGCAAAGCTCGGGGCTTTTCTGGCAGAGCACAGATATGGGGTGACAGATCCGGAGATTTTGAGTGCCATTGCCTGTCACACTACAGGAAAACCTGAGATGAGCCTGTTGGACAAAATTTTATATATTGCAGACTACATCGAGCCGCGCCGGAACAAGGTGGAGGCACTTCCCGAAATTCGCCGTCTCGCCTTTGAAGATCTGGACGAGGCACTGTTTCAGATAATGGAGGGAACGCTTCATTATCTCGAATCATCCGGCTCTTATACGGACACAATGACACAGAAAGCGTATCATTATTATAAAGAGAAGAAAGAGGAGAGTAAATAA
- the nadD gene encoding nicotinate-nucleotide adenylyltransferase has translation MKKIGIMGGTFDPIHSGHLMLGKQAYEEYDLDCVWYMPSRQPPHKKDHGITPAALRLEMVNLAVERTPFFSCSDFELRRKDGNTYTADTLRLLKEEYPDTEFYFIVGADSIFDIEKWYHPELVMKLAVILAADRSCGHDDQPLDSQIRYLSAKYDARICRLHSRRMNVSSEHLRAMIRRGESVSAYIPEPVEQFIRQKNLYLDERQ, from the coding sequence GTGAAGAAGATAGGTATTATGGGCGGAACCTTTGATCCCATCCATTCAGGCCATCTGATGCTTGGGAAGCAGGCATATGAAGAATATGATCTGGACTGTGTCTGGTATATGCCGTCCAGACAGCCGCCCCACAAAAAAGATCACGGGATCACTCCTGCTGCCCTGCGCCTTGAAATGGTGAATCTGGCAGTGGAGCGCACGCCGTTTTTTTCCTGCTCCGATTTCGAGCTTCGCAGAAAGGATGGAAACACCTATACGGCTGACACCCTCCGCCTTCTGAAAGAAGAGTATCCCGACACAGAGTTTTATTTTATTGTGGGAGCAGATTCCATCTTTGACATAGAAAAATGGTATCATCCAGAGCTTGTGATGAAGCTCGCCGTCATTTTAGCTGCAGACCGCTCCTGCGGTCACGACGATCAGCCTCTGGACAGCCAGATCCGGTACCTTTCCGCAAAATACGATGCGAGGATCTGCCGGCTCCACTCCAGGAGGATGAATGTGTCGTCAGAGCATCTGCGCGCTATGATACGCCGCGGAGAATCTGTCTCCGCCTATATCCCGGAACCTGTGGAGCAGTTTATCAGACAGAAAAATTTATATCTCGATGAAAGACAGTGA
- the yhbY gene encoding ribosome assembly RNA-binding protein YhbY — MTSKQRAYLKGLAMTIDPIFQIGKSSVTPELTAAVAEALEARELIKLSILKNCLDDGKSVAAVLAERTHSEVVQVIGKKIVLYKPAKDEKKRKIVLP; from the coding sequence ATGACAAGTAAACAGAGAGCCTATTTAAAAGGGCTGGCTATGACAATAGATCCGATTTTCCAGATTGGAAAATCCAGTGTAACTCCTGAGCTCACCGCTGCAGTGGCAGAGGCCCTGGAGGCGAGAGAACTGATTAAGCTGAGCATTCTTAAAAACTGTCTGGACGATGGAAAATCCGTTGCCGCCGTGCTGGCTGAGCGCACTCATTCTGAGGTGGTTCAGGTAATCGGAAAGAAAATCGTTCTCTATAAGCCAGCTAAGGATGAAAAAAAGAGAAAGATCGTTCTTCCGTAA
- the obgE gene encoding GTPase ObgE: protein MFADSAKVYIRSGKGGDGHVSFRRELYVAAGGPDGGDGGRGGDVIFEVDDGLNTLTDFRHVRKYAAQDGEPGGKRRCHGADGEDIIIKVPEGTVIKDFESGKVIADMSGDNRREVILKGGKGGLGNMHFATSTMQVPKYAQPGQPAQELWVQLELKVIADVGLVGFPNVGKSTLLSRVSNARPKIANYHFTTLNPHLGVVDLSEGQGFVMADIPGLIEGASQGVGLGYSFLKHIERTKVLVHVVDAASTEGRDPVADIKAINEELRAYNPELLKRPQVIAANKIDAIYVDPESGEENPVERLKKAFEPEGIQVFAISAVSGQGVKELLYHVNELLKTVDQAPVIFEKEFEYQYQAENLPYTVEKNEDGVYVVEGPKIEKMLGYTNLDSEKGFQFFQKFLKDSGILAELEEAGIEEGDTVRMYGLEFDYYK, encoded by the coding sequence ATGTTTGCCGACAGCGCAAAAGTATATATCAGATCCGGAAAAGGCGGAGATGGCCATGTAAGCTTCAGGCGTGAACTGTATGTGGCTGCCGGTGGCCCTGACGGCGGAGACGGCGGAAGAGGCGGAGACGTAATCTTCGAGGTTGACGACGGTCTCAACACGCTGACAGACTTCCGCCATGTCCGCAAGTATGCGGCACAGGACGGTGAGCCGGGCGGGAAACGCCGCTGCCATGGAGCAGACGGTGAGGATATAATCATCAAGGTTCCCGAAGGAACTGTAATCAAGGATTTTGAGTCCGGAAAGGTGATCGCCGATATGTCCGGCGACAACCGGCGGGAAGTGATCTTAAAGGGCGGAAAGGGCGGCCTTGGCAATATGCATTTTGCCACGTCTACCATGCAGGTTCCCAAATATGCTCAGCCGGGACAGCCGGCCCAGGAGCTCTGGGTTCAGCTTGAATTAAAGGTGATCGCCGACGTGGGACTTGTGGGCTTCCCCAATGTGGGAAAATCCACCCTTCTCTCCCGTGTATCCAACGCCAGACCCAAAATTGCAAACTACCACTTCACAACCCTGAACCCCCACCTGGGAGTTGTGGACTTAAGTGAGGGGCAGGGCTTTGTGATGGCTGACATTCCGGGGCTTATTGAGGGAGCCTCCCAGGGCGTGGGCCTTGGCTACTCTTTCTTAAAGCATATTGAGAGGACAAAGGTTCTCGTCCATGTGGTGGACGCCGCGTCCACAGAAGGAAGGGATCCGGTGGCCGATATTAAGGCTATCAACGAAGAGCTGCGGGCCTATAATCCGGAGCTTCTGAAGCGTCCGCAGGTCATCGCCGCCAATAAGATTGACGCCATCTACGTGGATCCGGAAAGCGGGGAGGAGAACCCCGTAGAGCGCCTGAAAAAGGCCTTTGAGCCGGAGGGAATCCAGGTATTTGCCATCTCTGCTGTCAGCGGCCAGGGCGTGAAGGAGCTTCTCTACCACGTAAACGAGCTGCTGAAAACAGTGGATCAGGCCCCTGTTATTTTTGAAAAAGAGTTTGAATACCAGTATCAGGCTGAAAATCTGCCGTACACCGTTGAGAAGAATGAGGACGGCGTCTATGTGGTTGAGGGGCCGAAGATTGAGAAGATGCTGGGATATACAAACCTGGACTCCGAGAAGGGCTTCCAGTTCTTCCAGAAATTCCTGAAGGACTCCGGTATTCTGGCAGAGCTTGAGGAGGCCGGCATCGAGGAGGGCGATACAGTCCGCATGTACGGCCTGGAATTTGATTATTATAAATAG
- the rpmA gene encoding 50S ribosomal protein L27, with protein MFKMNLQLFAHKKGVGSTKNGRDSESKRLGAKRADGQFVLAGNILYRQRGTKIHPGVNVGRGGDDTLFAKVDGVVRFERKGRDKKQVSVYPRAINE; from the coding sequence ATGTTTAAAATGAACCTTCAGTTATTCGCTCACAAAAAAGGTGTTGGTTCTACAAAGAACGGCCGTGATTCCGAGTCCAAGAGACTGGGAGCCAAGAGAGCAGATGGACAGTTTGTATTAGCTGGAAACATTCTTTACAGACAGCGTGGTACAAAGATTCATCCAGGTGTCAACGTAGGCCGCGGTGGAGATGATACATTATTCGCTAAGGTTGACGGCGTTGTTAGATTTGAGAGAAAGGGCAGAGACAAGAAGCAGGTTTCTGTTTACCCAAGAGCAATTAACGAGTAA
- a CDS encoding ribosomal-processing cysteine protease Prp: protein MIRVNVFKDSDGNCRGIQLKGHAGYDDYGRDIICASVSALALNMANSVEQFTDDGFDGSVEEESGAFEFSFTGNISTESKLLMDSLILGLRNIAETYGEQYIKIRFEEV from the coding sequence ATGATAAGAGTAAACGTATTCAAAGATTCTGATGGGAACTGCCGTGGAATCCAGTTAAAGGGCCACGCAGGATATGACGATTACGGCAGAGATATTATCTGTGCTTCCGTGTCGGCTCTCGCACTCAACATGGCAAATTCTGTTGAACAGTTTACGGACGACGGATTTGACGGGAGTGTGGAGGAGGAGAGCGGAGCATTTGAATTTTCCTTTACCGGCAATATCAGCACAGAATCGAAACTCCTTATGGATTCGCTTATTCTGGGACTCCGGAATATTGCTGAAACCTACGGAGAACAATATATTAAAATCCGGTTTGAGGAGGTGTAA
- the rplU gene encoding 50S ribosomal protein L21 produces the protein MYAIIATGGKQYKVAEGDIIKVEKLGAGAGETVTFDQVLAVNNGELKIGCPTVDGATVSATVVKEGKGKKVIVYKYKSKTGYHKKNGHRQLFTQVKIEKINA, from the coding sequence ATGTACGCAATTATTGCAACAGGTGGTAAGCAGTACAAAGTAGCCGAGGGCGATATCATTAAAGTTGAGAAACTTGGTGCAGGTGCTGGCGAGACAGTTACCTTTGATCAGGTTCTTGCCGTAAACAACGGTGAGTTAAAGATCGGATGCCCGACCGTTGACGGTGCAACAGTTTCCGCAACTGTAGTAAAAGAGGGTAAAGGCAAAAAAGTTATCGTTTACAAGTACAAGAGCAAGACTGGCTATCACAAGAAGAACGGTCACAGACAGCTCTTCACACAGGTTAAGATTGAAAAGATCAACGCTTAA
- a CDS encoding tyrosine-type recombinase/integrase — translation MDKKNEESLQSLSPYFSPLFLSAFSAYSSRFKKERTRREYLYAIASLCNSAGCSFFELRPEHILEYFQSSDLKSQGSANDAASSKPAEPSVPSPAKETSLHYNLRVYRAFARFLDEHAEQYGLMPVYTGLFSSLSSSSEEMEFSMESLPSFEAINCVLGWLRETNDLTTFTAVTLALRCALTVQELVSLRRSMFFLDAHGRTGLRLPVSDSRKSSGSSGARSRIVKVPEDAAEIIRLLTAGRPAGEENREQSLLLNKYGRPLTVRSLQMRLREACLACKIPAFTMNDLRTLGIAMMLRGGASVSQAAAYTGARNTDWFFRYNRIVTELDDSAADYSHLRIVP, via the coding sequence ATGGATAAGAAGAATGAAGAATCCCTACAGTCCCTCAGCCCCTATTTCTCCCCGCTGTTTCTCTCGGCTTTTTCGGCCTACAGCTCCCGTTTTAAAAAAGAGAGAACCAGGAGAGAGTACCTGTACGCAATCGCCTCCCTCTGCAACAGCGCCGGGTGCAGCTTCTTTGAACTTCGCCCTGAGCATATTTTGGAATATTTTCAGTCGTCCGATCTGAAATCTCAAGGTTCTGCAAATGATGCAGCATCTTCAAAGCCCGCAGAGCCTTCAGTCCCTTCGCCTGCCAAAGAAACATCCCTTCACTACAATCTCAGGGTATACCGGGCCTTTGCACGCTTTCTGGACGAGCACGCCGAACAGTACGGCCTGATGCCGGTCTATACCGGGCTTTTTTCCTCTCTCAGTTCCTCTTCCGAGGAGATGGAGTTTTCCATGGAATCCCTCCCGTCCTTTGAGGCAATAAACTGTGTCCTCGGCTGGCTCAGGGAAACCAATGACTTGACCACCTTCACAGCCGTTACCCTGGCTCTGCGCTGCGCCCTCACGGTTCAGGAGCTCGTGAGTCTTCGACGATCCATGTTTTTCCTTGATGCCCATGGGAGAACAGGGCTTCGCCTTCCCGTATCAGACAGCCGTAAAAGCTCAGGCAGTTCAGGTGCCAGAAGCCGGATCGTCAAAGTCCCTGAGGATGCGGCAGAAATCATACGCCTGCTCACTGCGGGGCGTCCGGCAGGAGAGGAGAACAGGGAGCAGAGCCTTCTTCTCAATAAGTACGGCCGCCCTCTGACGGTCCGTTCCCTTCAGATGCGTCTGAGAGAGGCCTGTCTGGCCTGCAAAATCCCCGCCTTTACCATGAATGACCTGCGCACACTGGGGATTGCCATGATGCTGAGAGGAGGCGCCTCTGTCAGCCAGGCTGCCGCTTACACAGGAGCCAGAAATACAGACTGGTTTTTCCGCTACAACCGCATTGTGACAGAGTTAGATGACTCGGCAGCTGACTACAGCCATCTGAGGATCGTTCCCTAG